In Virgibacillus sp. NKC19-16, a single genomic region encodes these proteins:
- a CDS encoding alpha-ketoacid dehydrogenase subunit beta: MPVMSYIEAITTALKEEMQRDENVFILGEDVGKKGGVFRATDGLYDEFGGSRVLDTPLAESAIAGIGIGAAMYGKRPVAEMQFADFIMPAVNQIISEAAKIRYRSNNDWDAPITIRAPYGGGVHGALYHSQSVEAIFANQPGLKIVMPSTPYDVKGLLKASIRDNDPVLFFEHKRAYRLLKGEVPDDDYVLPIGKADVKRKGSDITVITYGLSVHFALQASEKLAEEGIDAHILDLRTIYPLDKEAIVEAAKKTGKVLLITEDNKEGSIIGEVAAIIAENCLFDLDAPVQRLAGPDIPAMPFAPTMEKYFMINPEKIENAMRELAEF, from the coding sequence ATGCCAGTAATGTCATATATTGAGGCAATAACGACTGCTTTAAAAGAAGAAATGCAGCGTGATGAAAACGTATTTATCTTAGGGGAAGATGTTGGGAAAAAAGGCGGTGTTTTTCGAGCCACAGACGGTTTATACGATGAATTCGGCGGGTCCCGCGTATTAGATACACCACTTGCCGAATCAGCGATCGCCGGGATAGGAATTGGAGCAGCCATGTATGGAAAGCGTCCCGTAGCTGAAATGCAATTTGCTGATTTTATTATGCCTGCTGTAAACCAGATCATTTCAGAAGCGGCCAAAATACGCTATCGCTCCAATAATGATTGGGACGCTCCGATAACCATTCGCGCACCATATGGTGGTGGCGTACATGGAGCATTATACCATTCTCAGTCGGTAGAGGCGATATTCGCCAATCAACCAGGCTTAAAGATCGTTATGCCATCGACACCTTATGATGTGAAGGGATTGTTGAAGGCTTCGATCCGTGATAATGATCCAGTGTTATTTTTTGAACATAAGCGTGCTTATCGCCTGCTTAAAGGAGAAGTACCGGACGATGATTACGTTCTTCCGATTGGTAAAGCGGATGTAAAACGCAAAGGATCGGATATTACAGTCATTACCTATGGTTTAAGTGTTCATTTTGCCCTTCAAGCCTCTGAAAAGTTGGCTGAAGAAGGAATTGATGCACATATTCTCGATTTAAGAACGATATACCCATTGGACAAAGAAGCAATCGTAGAAGCTGCGAAAAAGACAGGTAAAGTGTTACTGATCACAGAAGATAATAAGGAAGGGAGTATTATCGGTGAGGTAGCAGCAATCATTGCTGAGAACTGCTTGTTTGATCTGGATGCGCCTGTGCAGCGATTGGCTGGCCCGGATATACCTGCCATGCCATTTGCGCCAACCATGGAAAAGTATTTTATGATTAATCCTGAAAAAATAGAAAACGCAATGCGTGAACTAGCAGAATTTTAA
- a CDS encoding thiamine pyrophosphate-dependent dehydrogenase E1 component subunit alpha, translating to MATNRHEALGLTDDQALEMFKTMLLARKVDERMWLLNRAGKIPFVISCQGQEAAQVGASFALDRENDYVAPYYRDLGIVLAFGMTAKDLMLSGFAKAEDPNSGGRQMPGHFGQKKNRILTGSSPVTTQLPHAVGVALATKMEKKDVVSFTTLGEGSSNQGDFHEGLNFAGVHKLPVITMVENNKYAISVPIEKQLATDKVSDRVVAYGMPGYTVDGNDPLKVYEVVKAARERAIKGEGPTLIEAITYRFTAHSSDDNDSLYRDKGEIEEAKKNDSIITFAAYLKELDILTDKIEEEINEEISTLVNEATDYAENAPYAAPETALDYVYEQ from the coding sequence ATGGCAACGAATCGTCATGAAGCATTAGGCTTAACGGATGACCAAGCACTGGAAATGTTTAAAACAATGTTATTAGCAAGGAAAGTTGATGAAAGAATGTGGCTGTTAAATCGCGCAGGGAAGATACCATTTGTGATTTCCTGCCAAGGTCAAGAAGCGGCGCAAGTAGGGGCGTCTTTTGCCCTGGATCGGGAGAATGATTATGTTGCCCCGTATTACCGGGACCTTGGTATTGTTCTGGCATTTGGGATGACTGCCAAAGATCTTATGTTATCGGGATTTGCTAAGGCAGAAGACCCTAACTCTGGTGGCAGACAGATGCCTGGGCATTTTGGTCAAAAGAAAAACAGAATTCTGACTGGATCCTCTCCTGTTACAACACAGCTTCCCCATGCAGTTGGCGTAGCATTGGCCACTAAAATGGAGAAAAAGGATGTCGTTTCGTTCACAACGTTAGGCGAAGGGTCGTCCAACCAAGGAGATTTTCATGAAGGTTTAAATTTTGCAGGAGTGCATAAATTACCTGTCATCACAATGGTTGAAAATAATAAATATGCCATTTCTGTACCGATTGAAAAACAACTGGCAACAGATAAGGTTTCTGACCGAGTGGTGGCATATGGCATGCCAGGGTATACAGTAGATGGAAATGATCCCTTGAAAGTGTATGAGGTCGTTAAAGCAGCAAGAGAGCGAGCAATAAAAGGCGAAGGTCCAACTTTAATAGAAGCAATCACTTATCGCTTTACAGCACACTCAAGTGATGATAATGACAGTTTATATCGTGACAAAGGAGAAATAGAAGAAGCGAAGAAAAATGACTCCATTATCACATTTGCTGCTTACTTAAAAGAATTGGATATTCTAACGGATAAGATAGAGGAAGAAATAAACGAAGAAATTAGCACGTTGGTTAATGAAGCAACAGATTACGCCGAAAACGCGCCATATGCAGCGCCTGAAACTGCTTTAGACTATGTATACGAACAGTAG
- the lpdA gene encoding dihydrolipoyl dehydrogenase, whose amino-acid sequence MTKDYDLVVLGGGTGGYVAAIRASQLGMQVAIVEKGELGGTCLHRGCIPSKALLRSAEVYRQTIEATEYGIETNIPTLNFTKVQERKKTIVKKLHQGVQGLMKKGKIDVYEGFGRILGPSIFSPMPGTISIEYESGEENTMIVPKNVLIATGSTPKSLPGLDIDESFVMSSDEALNMEELPESIIIVGGGVIGIEWASMLRDFGVEVTVVEYLDQILPTEDETIANEVEKLLKQKGITFVKGANILTDTLSKDRGVSIDAEIKGENKTFKADKMLVSVGRKANTTNIGLENTDIMVEKGFVQTNKYFQTKESHIYAIGDVIGGMQLAHVASHEGKVAVEHMASQDPFPIEYNNVPSCIYSSPEVASVGLTEKQAKSKGFEIKIGKFPFNAIGKALVHGDSDGFVKIIADKNTEDLLGIHMVGPHVTDMISEAGLAKVLDATPWEITQSIHPHPTLSEVMEEGALAVEGIQIHG is encoded by the coding sequence ATGACGAAAGATTATGATTTGGTTGTACTTGGCGGAGGGACTGGTGGTTATGTTGCTGCAATACGAGCCTCTCAACTGGGTATGCAGGTAGCTATCGTGGAAAAGGGTGAACTTGGCGGAACTTGCCTGCATCGGGGATGTATCCCCTCCAAAGCATTATTACGCAGTGCGGAAGTATACAGACAAACGATTGAAGCAACTGAATATGGCATAGAAACAAATATACCTACATTAAACTTTACAAAAGTGCAGGAAAGAAAAAAGACTATTGTAAAAAAATTACATCAAGGTGTTCAAGGGTTAATGAAAAAAGGCAAAATTGATGTATATGAGGGTTTTGGCCGAATTTTAGGACCGAGTATTTTCTCGCCAATGCCTGGTACGATTTCTATTGAATATGAGAGCGGAGAAGAAAATACCATGATTGTCCCTAAAAATGTATTAATTGCAACCGGATCTACGCCTAAATCACTCCCTGGACTGGATATTGATGAGTCATTTGTCATGAGTTCTGATGAAGCATTAAATATGGAAGAGTTACCGGAATCTATTATTATTGTTGGGGGTGGAGTAATAGGAATTGAATGGGCATCCATGCTCAGAGACTTCGGCGTAGAAGTCACTGTTGTAGAATACTTAGATCAAATTCTTCCAACAGAAGATGAGACAATAGCAAATGAAGTCGAAAAGCTTTTGAAACAGAAAGGGATAACCTTTGTTAAAGGTGCCAACATTCTAACGGATACACTATCAAAAGACAGAGGCGTGTCCATAGATGCTGAAATAAAAGGAGAAAATAAAACCTTCAAGGCAGATAAAATGCTGGTATCTGTTGGTCGCAAGGCAAACACAACAAACATTGGCTTGGAAAATACGGACATTATGGTTGAAAAAGGTTTTGTTCAAACAAATAAGTATTTCCAAACAAAAGAGTCACACATCTATGCAATAGGTGATGTGATTGGAGGGATGCAATTAGCCCATGTGGCATCTCATGAAGGGAAAGTGGCTGTAGAACATATGGCAAGCCAAGATCCATTCCCAATCGAATATAATAATGTTCCATCCTGTATCTATTCAAGTCCGGAGGTTGCTAGTGTTGGATTAACAGAGAAACAAGCGAAATCAAAAGGGTTTGAAATTAAGATTGGAAAATTCCCATTCAACGCGATTGGCAAAGCACTTGTCCACGGGGACTCAGATGGTTTTGTGAAAATAATCGCCGACAAAAATACAGAGGACTTATTAGGTATCCATATGGTCGGACCACACGTTACGGACATGATTTCCGAAGCAGGACTTGCAAAAGTACTTGACGCAACACCTTGGGAAATAACACAAAGCATCCACCCACACCCAACCCTTTCAGAAGTAATGGAAGAAGGAGCATTAGCTGTTGAAGGAATACAAATTCATGGGTAA
- the buk gene encoding butyrate kinase, producing the protein MQPLYRVLIINPGSTSTKIGVFDDEICIVEKTIRHNVDDIRYFNRIIDQYNFRKNVILETLDHEGINISKLSAVCGRGGLLRPIEGGTYEVNSAMLQDLQSGLNGEHASNLGGILAHEIASGLNIPAYIVDPVVVDELEEIARISGVPDIPRKSIFHALNQKSVARKAAMDLNENYKSINIIVTHMGGGITIGAHQNGKVIDVNNGLHGDGPFSPERAGTVPAGDLVSLCFSGQYYRDEVMKKIVGEGGLMAYLQTNDAVEIEKRIENGDRDAELIYDAMAYQIAKEIGSMSAVLYGNVDAIVLTGGLAYGKKFVDMITKRVKWIADTMIYPGENELQALNEGVLRILREEESPKVYSNISIH; encoded by the coding sequence TTGCAACCACTATACCGCGTTCTAATTATAAATCCAGGATCAACATCAACGAAAATCGGCGTTTTTGATGATGAAATTTGTATCGTTGAAAAAACGATCCGACATAACGTAGATGATATACGTTACTTCAATCGAATTATCGACCAATATAATTTTCGTAAAAACGTAATCCTGGAAACGCTGGATCATGAAGGAATCAATATATCAAAATTAAGTGCTGTTTGTGGCAGAGGTGGATTGTTAAGGCCAATAGAAGGTGGCACCTATGAAGTAAATAGCGCCATGCTGCAGGATTTACAAAGTGGTTTAAACGGGGAGCATGCTTCTAATCTTGGTGGTATCCTTGCACATGAAATAGCATCTGGATTAAATATCCCTGCATATATCGTTGATCCCGTTGTCGTAGATGAATTAGAAGAAATAGCCAGAATTTCAGGGGTGCCTGATATCCCGAGAAAAAGCATATTTCATGCGTTAAATCAAAAATCGGTAGCAAGAAAAGCCGCAATGGATCTAAATGAAAATTATAAAAGTATCAATATAATCGTCACACACATGGGCGGGGGGATAACCATAGGCGCCCATCAGAACGGAAAAGTCATCGATGTTAATAATGGACTGCATGGTGACGGACCATTTTCTCCTGAACGCGCGGGAACTGTCCCTGCTGGCGATTTAGTTTCTTTATGTTTTTCCGGGCAGTATTACCGGGATGAAGTAATGAAAAAAATTGTCGGTGAAGGTGGCTTAATGGCCTATTTACAAACAAATGACGCCGTTGAAATAGAAAAAAGAATTGAGAATGGGGATAGGGATGCAGAACTTATCTATGACGCCATGGCTTATCAAATTGCAAAAGAAATAGGTTCCATGAGTGCCGTATTGTACGGAAATGTAGATGCGATCGTCTTAACAGGCGGTCTAGCTTACGGCAAAAAATTTGTTGACATGATAACAAAACGTGTTAAATGGATAGCTGACACCATGATCTACCCTGGGGAAAATGAATTACAGGCATTAAATGAAGGTGTGCTAAGGATACTAAGAGAAGAAGAAAGTCCTAAAGTATATTCGAATATCTCAATACACTAG
- a CDS encoding Leu/Phe/Val dehydrogenase, protein MEIFSSMEEYDYEQLIFCQDKNSGLKAVIAIHDTTLGPALGGTRMWTYNSEAEAVEDALRLAKGMTYKNAAAGLNLGGGKTVIIGDPKTDKNPEMFRAFGRYIEGLNGRYITAEDVGTTEQDMDLIHMETDFVTGISRFSGTSGNPSPVTAYGVYKGIKAAANEAYGDESLEGRTIAVQGVGSVAYALCEYLHKEGATLIVTDINKEAASRAVEAFGASAVEPEAIYDVDCDIYAPCALGGVINDDTIPRLKAKVIAGSANNQLKKPEHGDIIHEKGIVFAPDYVINSGGVINVADELNGYNQDRAMKKVETIYDSLSKVFEISRRDNIPTYAAADRMAEERIKSLRNSRNQFLLNEHHVLSRR, encoded by the coding sequence ATGGAAATATTTAGTTCGATGGAAGAGTATGATTATGAGCAATTGATTTTTTGTCAAGATAAAAATTCAGGATTAAAAGCAGTTATCGCCATCCATGATACGACGCTGGGACCTGCACTTGGTGGTACAAGAATGTGGACATATAACTCAGAAGCTGAAGCGGTTGAAGATGCACTGAGGTTAGCAAAAGGGATGACATATAAAAACGCTGCAGCCGGTTTAAATCTTGGTGGTGGGAAAACGGTTATTATTGGGGATCCTAAAACAGATAAAAATCCCGAAATGTTCCGTGCATTTGGACGCTATATCGAGGGATTAAATGGACGATATATTACAGCTGAAGATGTAGGAACCACGGAACAGGATATGGATTTAATTCATATGGAAACAGATTTTGTTACTGGAATTTCAAGATTTTCTGGCACTTCAGGAAACCCTTCACCAGTAACTGCCTATGGTGTATATAAAGGGATAAAAGCTGCAGCGAACGAGGCGTACGGTGATGAGTCATTAGAAGGGAGAACAATTGCTGTTCAAGGTGTTGGAAGTGTGGCCTATGCATTATGTGAGTACTTGCATAAAGAAGGAGCAACATTAATCGTAACAGATATTAATAAAGAAGCTGCAAGCCGCGCTGTTGAAGCTTTTGGAGCTAGTGCTGTTGAGCCGGAAGCTATTTATGATGTTGATTGTGATATTTATGCACCATGCGCACTTGGCGGGGTTATTAATGATGATACAATACCGAGATTAAAAGCAAAAGTAATTGCAGGGTCTGCAAATAATCAATTAAAAAAACCAGAACATGGTGATATTATCCATGAAAAAGGAATTGTTTTCGCGCCGGATTATGTAATCAATTCCGGTGGTGTGATAAATGTGGCGGATGAATTAAACGGGTATAATCAGGACAGAGCCATGAAAAAAGTAGAAACAATTTATGATAGCTTAAGTAAAGTATTTGAAATTTCCAGACGTGATAATATTCCTACATACGCTGCAGCAGATAGAATGGCAGAAGAAAGAATAAAATCATTAAGAAATTCAAGAAATCAATTTCTATTAAATGAACATCACGTATTAAGCAGAAGATAA
- the yqiS gene encoding phosphate butyryltransferase, whose protein sequence is MKRSLASLKWNIQQETKQIVSVANAADKEVLIAVKTALKEELCFFLLFGDETKITNIAESIHLDLSTDGLVVRHESTNSDIARSAVMAVHHKEAQILMKGNLSTNEILKAVLNKEYGLRTGNVLSHVALFEIPNQDRLLFLTDAAMNITPSLQEKVEIINNAVQVAHGVGLEEPKVAALAPVEVINQAMPSTVDAAVLTQMNNRGQIKDCLIDGPLAFDNAVSLEAASHKNIHSDVGGTADILMVPTIEVGNALYKSFIYFANATVAAIISGAKAPIILTSRADSAESKIHSLTLALVSSKTF, encoded by the coding sequence ATGAAAAGATCATTAGCATCATTGAAATGGAATATACAGCAAGAAACAAAACAAATTGTTTCTGTGGCAAATGCTGCAGATAAAGAAGTGCTTATAGCAGTAAAGACAGCTTTGAAAGAGGAGTTATGCTTTTTTCTATTGTTTGGAGATGAAACAAAAATCACCAATATTGCCGAGAGCATCCATTTAGACTTATCGACAGACGGGCTAGTTGTTCGACATGAAAGTACGAATTCAGATATTGCGCGTTCTGCCGTTATGGCTGTCCACCATAAAGAAGCACAGATTTTAATGAAAGGCAACCTCTCAACAAATGAAATATTAAAAGCAGTATTAAATAAAGAATATGGTCTTCGTACGGGAAATGTGCTGTCACATGTGGCGCTTTTTGAAATACCAAACCAGGATCGTCTTCTTTTTTTAACAGATGCTGCAATGAATATTACACCAAGTCTTCAGGAAAAAGTTGAGATCATAAATAATGCGGTTCAAGTGGCACACGGGGTCGGACTCGAGGAACCTAAAGTTGCCGCACTTGCACCAGTTGAAGTTATCAATCAAGCGATGCCGTCAACTGTAGATGCTGCAGTTTTAACACAAATGAATAATAGAGGACAGATAAAAGATTGTCTTATTGATGGCCCATTAGCATTCGATAATGCTGTATCGCTTGAAGCCGCAAGTCACAAGAACATTCATTCAGATGTTGGTGGAACAGCTGACATTTTAATGGTACCAACAATAGAAGTAGGAAACGCCTTATACAAATCATTTATATACTTTGCGAATGCTACAGTTGCAGCCATAATTAGTGGCGCAAAGGCTCCGATAATTTTAACATCACGTGCTGATTCAGCTGAAAGTAAAATACATTCGTTGACCTTAGCACTCGTATCATCTAAAACGTTTTAG
- a CDS encoding sigma 54-interacting transcriptional regulator yields the protein MKRVLIVGAGKGGTSLLKILYAAKRMKIVGVIDHNKDASGFGLAKEYHIPIDTNWKNWIDQNIDIIIEATGDEHVLAEMMKLRNRHTVIIPGTVAYIISELFDEKESLLERIKLQMNNQELILNNIRDGMIVINNQEIVQFVNKSAERIVGYSKEKSEGQHIKDVVPNTRLPQILRSQRKEVNQKLFLENDKKVITTRIPIINADDRLIGAFAIFKDITEVMNLAEENTDLKEIKTMLEAIIQSSDEAISVVDENGKGLIINPAYTQITGMKEADIVGHPASADISEGESMHMKVLKTRRAVRGVRMKVGPGKKEVLVNVAPVIVDGKLKGSVGVLHDVSEIQSLTSELKRARQIIRNLEAKYTFDDIIGTSPEMRLALEQAKVGAKTPATVLLRGDSGTGKELFAHAIHNESDRKHNKFIRVNCAAIAESILESELFGYEEGAFSGAKHGGKRGLFEEANLGSIFLDEIGELSLNMQAKLLRVLQENEIVRVGGTEPISLNVRVIAATNINLEKAIMNRSFREDLYYRLNRLPIFIPSLRERITDLPELVDHIIQKINADYGRNVRSIGEQALVNLQKYQWPGNIRELENVIGRAIIYMDMNEEVIKQGHIPELEAPSATSTYSGPPTNTNQPLQSAVENYEKEFIFEAYKRNKFNKTKTSKDLNISIRNLYYKLEKYKIEKPSMQ from the coding sequence ATGAAACGTGTGCTTATTGTTGGGGCAGGCAAGGGCGGAACGTCACTTTTAAAGATCTTGTACGCTGCAAAGCGAATGAAGATCGTAGGTGTTATCGATCATAATAAAGATGCCAGCGGTTTTGGATTGGCGAAAGAATATCATATTCCAATTGATACGAATTGGAAAAACTGGATCGATCAAAATATTGATATTATCATTGAGGCAACAGGTGATGAACACGTTTTAGCGGAAATGATGAAATTAAGAAATAGACATACAGTTATTATTCCTGGAACAGTTGCATACATAATTTCCGAGCTTTTTGATGAAAAGGAAAGCTTATTAGAACGAATAAAGCTACAAATGAATAATCAGGAATTGATCCTAAATAATATCCGTGATGGAATGATTGTTATTAACAATCAAGAAATTGTTCAATTTGTTAATAAGAGCGCTGAAAGAATTGTTGGATATTCCAAGGAAAAGTCTGAAGGTCAGCATATAAAAGATGTTGTTCCTAACACAAGATTACCACAAATTCTACGTAGTCAACGAAAGGAAGTAAACCAGAAACTATTTCTGGAGAATGATAAAAAGGTCATTACTACCCGTATTCCAATAATCAATGCCGATGATCGTTTAATCGGTGCTTTCGCTATATTTAAGGACATAACAGAAGTTATGAATTTAGCGGAAGAAAATACGGATTTAAAAGAAATAAAAACAATGCTGGAAGCGATTATTCAATCGTCTGACGAGGCAATAAGTGTCGTTGATGAAAATGGTAAAGGGCTTATCATAAATCCAGCCTATACCCAAATCACAGGTATGAAAGAAGCGGATATTGTTGGGCATCCGGCAAGTGCTGATATATCTGAAGGTGAGAGCATGCATATGAAAGTACTAAAAACCAGACGTGCTGTCCGCGGTGTACGAATGAAGGTTGGTCCGGGAAAAAAGGAAGTACTGGTAAACGTAGCGCCAGTGATTGTCGATGGAAAATTAAAAGGAAGTGTCGGTGTGCTGCATGATGTTTCTGAAATACAATCATTAACATCGGAATTAAAACGAGCCAGGCAAATCATTCGAAACTTAGAGGCAAAGTACACATTCGATGATATTATCGGAACCTCTCCTGAAATGAGACTAGCATTGGAACAAGCCAAGGTAGGTGCCAAAACCCCTGCAACTGTTTTACTGCGGGGTGACTCAGGAACCGGGAAAGAACTTTTCGCACATGCGATCCATAATGAAAGTGACCGGAAACATAATAAATTTATTAGGGTTAATTGTGCCGCAATCGCTGAATCTATTTTGGAGAGTGAACTTTTTGGATACGAGGAAGGAGCCTTCTCAGGAGCAAAACATGGCGGTAAAAGAGGACTGTTTGAGGAAGCGAATTTAGGGAGCATTTTTCTGGACGAAATTGGGGAACTCTCCTTAAATATGCAAGCGAAGTTACTTCGAGTACTACAGGAAAATGAAATTGTTCGTGTAGGTGGAACGGAGCCAATATCCTTAAATGTACGAGTCATTGCTGCCACCAATATTAATCTGGAAAAGGCAATTATGAATCGATCCTTTCGAGAGGATTTATATTATCGGTTAAATCGCCTTCCTATTTTTATTCCATCTTTACGTGAAAGGATAACTGATTTACCGGAATTAGTTGATCATATTATACAAAAGATTAATGCGGATTATGGAAGAAATGTCCGCTCCATAGGTGAGCAAGCACTTGTTAATTTACAGAAATATCAGTGGCCAGGGAACATACGTGAGCTGGAAAATGTCATTGGTCGAGCTATCATTTACATGGATATGAATGAAGAGGTTATTAAACAGGGACATATCCCTGAATTAGAGGCTCCATCAGCTACGTCAACATATAGTGGGCCGCCGACCAACACTAACCAACCATTGCAAAGCGCTGTTGAAAACTATGAAAAAGAATTCATTTTTGAGGCTTATAAACGGAATAAGTTTAATAAGACGAAGACATCCAAAGATTTAAATATATCCATTCGAAATCTTTATTATAAGTTGGAGAAATACAAAATTGAAAAACCCAGCATGCAATAA
- a CDS encoding DUF2627 family protein — translation MVRIIAVSLLFIPGILAAYGIKLMRDTLFNEFNPIFFHAGIQFFVGALLLVGGIGFIGGFLVHRDRKKNLVQKRHKRTD, via the coding sequence ATGGTTAGAATCATTGCTGTATCATTATTATTCATTCCTGGCATTCTTGCGGCTTATGGGATAAAGCTCATGCGTGATACATTATTTAATGAATTTAATCCGATTTTTTTCCATGCGGGCATTCAATTTTTTGTAGGTGCCCTGTTGTTAGTGGGAGGAATTGGATTTATAGGTGGCTTTCTTGTGCATCGTGATAGGAAAAAAAATCTTGTTCAAAAACGACATAAACGGACGGATTAA
- a CDS encoding aspartate kinase, protein MKVAKFGGSSVASATQIEKVGNIIKTDPNRKFIVVSAPGKRHKEDFKITDMLIQIGNAFKNDESYTEYVNIITDRFSEIIEELKLPQSIVTDIEQSIHAVLTKDDGAAVKLDSLKAIGEDSSAKILSAYLNKIGLGASYINPQEAGIIVSNDPGNAHILQESFSEIYSLRKKDGILVIPGFFGYTKSGGLMTFSRGGSDITGSIVAAGVKAELYENFTDVDSVYKVNPNFVSNPKKITTLTYKEMRELSYAGFSVFHDEALIPAFKEQIPVCIKNTNNPDLPGTNIVAEKRTDEKCVVGIASDTGFSSLYVSKYLMNQEVGFGRKLLQIIEEEGVSFEHAPSGIDDLSVIIRQSKLTTEKENNIISRIKNELNPDMVNIQKDLAVIMVVGEGLMNTIGIAGKATAAFAEANVNIVMINQGSSEVSLMFGIEKEGLDRALQSLYTAFFE, encoded by the coding sequence ATGAAAGTAGCAAAATTTGGGGGAAGCTCTGTTGCGAGTGCAACACAGATAGAAAAAGTAGGTAATATCATTAAAACAGATCCAAATCGAAAATTCATTGTCGTATCTGCTCCAGGTAAACGACATAAAGAAGATTTTAAAATCACCGATATGCTAATCCAGATTGGGAATGCTTTTAAAAATGATGAATCTTACACGGAATATGTAAATATAATTACTGATCGCTTTAGCGAAATCATTGAAGAACTCAAGCTACCGCAATCTATTGTAACGGATATCGAACAATCTATACATGCTGTATTAACAAAAGATGATGGAGCAGCAGTAAAGCTCGATTCCCTGAAAGCTATTGGAGAAGATAGTTCAGCTAAAATTCTAAGTGCATATTTGAATAAAATTGGACTGGGGGCCAGTTACATAAACCCGCAGGAAGCTGGCATCATTGTTAGTAACGACCCAGGAAATGCACATATACTGCAGGAAAGTTTTTCTGAAATTTATTCCCTGCGAAAAAAAGACGGAATATTAGTTATACCTGGATTCTTTGGATATACCAAAAGCGGAGGACTGATGACTTTTTCACGTGGTGGCTCAGACATAACGGGATCAATTGTTGCTGCAGGAGTGAAAGCAGAGTTATATGAGAATTTTACCGATGTAGATTCGGTCTATAAAGTTAATCCAAATTTTGTCAGTAATCCTAAAAAAATAACAACATTAACCTACAAAGAAATGCGCGAATTATCTTATGCCGGATTTTCTGTATTCCATGATGAAGCACTCATTCCTGCTTTTAAGGAACAGATTCCAGTCTGTATTAAGAATACCAATAATCCAGATCTTCCAGGCACAAATATTGTTGCGGAAAAAAGGACAGACGAGAAATGTGTAGTCGGGATTGCGAGTGATACCGGGTTCAGCAGTTTATATGTGAGTAAATATTTAATGAACCAGGAAGTGGGATTTGGTCGTAAACTATTGCAAATTATAGAGGAAGAAGGGGTTTCATTTGAACATGCCCCATCCGGGATTGATGATTTGTCAGTCATTATTCGTCAGAGCAAACTAACAACTGAAAAAGAAAACAATATTATAAGTCGAATTAAAAATGAACTCAATCCCGATATGGTAAACATACAAAAAGATTTAGCAGTAATTATGGTTGTAGGTGAGGGTTTAATGAATACGATAGGTATTGCAGGAAAAGCAACTGCAGCATTTGCTGAAGCGAATGTAAATATTGTCATGATTAACCAAGGTTCCTCGGAAGTGTCCTTAATGTTCGGAATCGAAAAAGAAGGACTGGACCGGGCGCTTCAATCCTTATACACCGCCTTTTTTGAATAA